The genomic segment CCGGGCGTGTTCTCGTGGCAGCGGTGCGGGCCACAGCGCAAGTGCCCGTTCGGCGAGCCGCTCGGCCCGCGCACGGATCTCGGCCGGGCCCCACCGCTGTTCGGTGGCGATCTCGTGGTTCATCGCCAACCCGCTGTCTCGCAACAGCGAACACTTGTCCGCGAACCGACGGTTGCCGAGCTCGCTGTTGTAGCCGGTGAGCGTGAGGTTGCCGAGGTTGTGTTCCAGCTCGGCGGCGACGTCGTCGACCGACTCGTCCGGGGCGCACCAGCCGGCCAGGTCGGCGCGCCAGCCGGCGCTCAGCGTCTGCGGCAGCACGTGCTCGATCGACAGCGCGGTGTCGTCCCACGCGATCGGCTCCTTGTGGTCGAGGTACTCCTCCAGCCGGCGGAGCACGTAGAAGCGTTGCGCCGGGCGGCCGGACCAATAGAAGTTGTTCTCCCTGATCGAGGCGACGACCTGGTCGTCGTCCGGCCAACGGTGCCGCTCCCGGGACAGATAGGCGCGAGTCTTCTCAACGACCGGCCCCTCGGCGAGTTCGCCGGGCAGCGTGTTGAGGATCCGGTTCAGGTTGTTGGTCGGGACCGCACACAGCATCCGGCGCACCAGGAACGATTCGACGAGCCGCATCACCTCGACGATCTCGTCGCTGCGCACCGTGCCGTGGGCTCGCCGCTCCAGCAGCAGCATCAGCGCCGGGTCGGCGGCGTCGGTGCCCCAGTCGATGAACCGCTGCAGTCCCTGCCGGACGCCCGCCGCGTGTTCCTCGTCCGGGTGCCACAGCAGTCGCATGTACTCGGCCCGCCGGTGCCAGCGCGCCGCGACCTGCACGACCGCATCCTCGCCGCCCGACCGTGCCAGCTCGTCCAACGCCTTCTGGTGTGGTGCGTAGGTGTTGTCCTTGCGTACCCGGACGTTGCCGTCCATCACCAGGTCGTACCAGGCGAGCAGCTCGACCAGGGTGTTGCCCTCGTCCTCGCGGTCCAGCAGCCGTTCCATCGGCTCCCAGTGCCGCCGGTACACCTGTTCATCACGCGTGGGGAGCAGCATGAACAGGTAGTTGCGCAGCAGGTCGGACTGGCCCAACGTCATGCCGGTGTTGTTGAGCGACTCGAAGATCCGGTGCACGTTGTCGTCCCGGTCGGAGGTGATGCAGACCAGCTCCATACGCTGGCTGACCGCCTGCTCCAGCCGTTCGAGGTCGTGCGGGTCGTCCGGGTCGTCGTAGGCCATGACGGCGCGCTGGAAGAACCGGTACGCCTCGCCGACGTTCCCGGCACCCGGTCGACCGTCGAGACACGCGCGGTATCCCTCCCGGTCGACCTGGGTGGGCAGCAGTTTCCACCGCTCGCTGGACAGCCTGCTGTTGAGCAGGTAGGTCCGTTCGATCTCCTCGGCGACCGTCCGGTCTTCGCCGACGATCCGATCGCGTAGCGCGCACAGCAGGATCGACAGGGTGGTGAGTCGCTGCTGCCCGTCCACCACGATCCACACGGTGGTGCCACCGGCGGCCGGGACACCGGGTGCGAGCACGAGCGAACCGAGAAAGTGTTCCGCCTCGTCCTCGTCGGTGATGGCGTTCGCCTGCTCGGTCACCGCCTCCCACAGCGCGGCCCAGTTCTTCTTGCCCCAGCTGTACGGACGCTGATACAGCGGAACCCGGAACTGCGTCTTGGGCGTACTCACCAGCTCGGCGAACGTGGTCTTGCGAACCTGCATGTCGACTCCAGCAACGGTCGGACGGGCGCGACGGAGGTTAGTCGTCGAAGGATCGAGTCGGGATCAGCTCATCGGACAGGCTTGCCGACGACCGTGTGCAGCGCTTGGGCCGGGGTGCCGAGCCAGCCGAGCCAGAGGGCGTCGCGGGCCCGGGTCATGGCGACGAACAGTTGGCGGCGGGTCAGGTCGAGGCGCTCGGCGTAGGTGTCGTCGTCCTCGCTGGGCTGCTTCGCCTCGTGCAGTCCGTCCGGATCGAGCCGGGGCAGGAAGACGTGCTTGAACTCCAGCCCCTTGGCGCGCTGGTAGGTGCCGACCTTCACGTACCGGTTGGGTTCGCCGTTGTACTTGGTCAGGTCCTGCGCGGGCAGCCCGAGGCTCTCGATGCGCTCCCGGTAGCGCCGCACCATGACGTTGGTGGGCAGCAGGACGGCCAGGTCCCCGCTGCCGGTGCCACCGTCGACGGCCGCTTGGATCGCCGCGCACAGCGCCAGGTCGTGGTCGTCCTCGGTGTCGTGGCCGGACAGCACCGGGGCCGCCCCGTGTCGGCTGAGCCGCACCACGCGGCGCCCCGACTCGCGCTGTGTGCCACCGTCGTCGAAGCCGGACTGCTCGGCGACGGCGGCGGCAAGATCGTAGATCTCTCGCGTGTTGCGGTAGTTGTGGGTCAGTACGAACGATCGGCCGCGGATCTGGATGCCCAGCGTGCCCAGGCTGAACCCGCCGGGGTAGACAGACTGCTGCCCGTCGCCGACGACGAGGAAGCTGTCCGGCGCGCCGGTGTCGACCACCTGCGACAGCAGCCGCATCGCGGCCTCGGTCAGGTCCTGCGCTTCGTCGACGATCACGCAGTCGAACGGCTTCTCCGACGACGCGGACGCCACCTCGGCGGCGCGCAGCAGCACGTCGGTGAAGTCGCAGGCGCGCCTGCTGGTCAGTTCCCGCTGGTAGCGCTCGTACAGTCGCCAGAGCGCGGTGCGCTGGTCGGCGCCGAGCGGCGTGCCCCGGCCGGAGCGTTCCAGCTTCAGGTAGTCGTCCAGGCTGGTCAGCGCACGCCCCTTGATCACCCACTCGATTTCCTGCTGCAGGTAGCCGCGGGTCAGGCCGGCGCGCTTCAGCGCGCTCCCGTCGGTGAGCTCGCGTCGGCAGGCCGCGCCCCATGCCCTGCTGATCGCCTCGGTATCGATCTTCAGGCGCACGTCGTTGCGGTACAGGTAGCCGAGTGCCCACCGGTGCACGTTGCTGAATTCGACGCCGTCACATTCGGGCGCGAACCGACCGAACAGCTCCCGGTAGACCTCCGGCAGGTTGCGTACGTAGGTGGTGACCAGCACCCGCTTGCCGGCGGCGGCGAGCCGCCGCGCCCGGTGCAGCGCGACGACGGTCTTGCCGGTGCCGGCGGCGCCGCGCACCCGCGCCGGGCCGGACATCTCCCGCCGCACCAGCGACTCCTGGTTCGGATCGAGGTAGACCATCCAGTCCTCGATCGGCCGGGCCAGCACCCTCGCCAACTCGTCGGCCGGCACGGGAACGAACTCGCGGTGGCTGCGGGTGTCGCGCAGTGCCGCGCCGAGCGTGCCGCCGGCCGGCATCGTGGGGTCGGCGGTGACCTCTTCCCCTACCTCCGTTTCTGCTGCCTCCGTTTCCGCTGCCTCTGCCGTGCCGACCGACGTCGCCCGCCCGTCCGGGTTCGCGTACGTGATCAGGTTCAGTGCCGTCCGCCAGCGGTCCGGGTGCCGGTCGTCGAGGACGATCAGTTCGTCTTCGGTGTCCAGCCTTCGCAGCACGGAGATCTGGTCCGCGTCGAGGCCGAACTCGGTGAGTTCCCGGTCGTTCCAGGCCATGAACAGCCGGCCCTCGCCGCTGCGGCGTTCGCTGTACGGGACGGGTCGTTCCGTGACGGGGTCCTGGTCGTAGACGCGGAGCACGTTCTGGCTGTCGTCGATCTCCAACCGGAGCCGTTCGGCCCGCCGGTAGACCGCCTCGTGCTCCCCGAACAGCAGCAGGATGAGCACGTTGTCGACCCGACGCCAGATCAGCCGGTGCCCGTGGTTTCCGACGTGGGAGGTGAACGTGTCGTCGGCGGCTCGCTTGACCCGGTGGGTTTCCAGTTTGGGGTTGCCGAACGGCTGTCGTGCCAGCTCGACGAGGCTCTCGGACAAGGAGGCGAGCACGTCGGCGCGTCCCCGGTATCGTTCGAGGCAGTCCTGATAGGTGGCCGTGTAGCGGTGGTCGTACATGCTGATCCCCTGATCCGGTCGCGGTCTCGGTCGCGGCACCATCCCCCCGAATGCGTCCGCCCCTCCGAATGTCTCCGCGTCAGTGCGTCCGCTCGGCGCTCCACAGCTCACCGGACTGCTCGACCTGCGCCAGCACGGTCCGGATGGCGTGCGCCTCCGCTTCCGGTGGGTAGCCGTGCTTGGCCAGCAGTCGTTTGACGGTACGGCGCAGCCGGGCCTGCACGTCGGTGCGGCGGGACCAGTCGACACTGAGGTTGCGGCGCACCGAGTCGACCAGGTCGCGGGCGATGTCGGCCAGCGTGCCGTCCGCCATCTGCTCGACCGCCGACGGTGACGAGCAGACCGCGTCGTAGAAGGCCAGCTCAGCCTCCGACAGCGGCGGGTCGAACCGCTCGCCCCGGTCGCGTTCGGCGCGGACGGTCCGGAAGAACTCCACCAGTTCGGCGATGATCTGCGCGGAGGACAGGTTCTCCATCTGGTAACGGCGCATCAGCTCTTCGAGCCGGGCCGCGAACGACTCCTGCCGCACCAGGTTGTGCTGGGTGACGTGTCGCATCTCCCGCTGGATCGCGTTGCGCAGCGCCTCGATCGCCAGGCTCGGATGCGGACTGTCGCGCAGCCGCTCAAGATAGGACTCGTCCAGGTCGGACAGGTCGGGCCGTTCGATGCCGGCCATCCGGTAGATGTCGGTGATGTCGCCGGCCTCGATGACGCCGGCGGTGAGCTGGCTGAGATACAGCGTGATCTCGGTCGGCACCGGCTTGCCGGCGGCTCGCCG from the Actinocatenispora thailandica genome contains:
- a CDS encoding GmrSD restriction endonuclease domain-containing protein, with amino-acid sequence MQVRKTTFAELVSTPKTQFRVPLYQRPYSWGKKNWAALWEAVTEQANAITDEDEAEHFLGSLVLAPGVPAAGGTTVWIVVDGQQRLTTLSILLCALRDRIVGEDRTVAEEIERTYLLNSRLSSERWKLLPTQVDREGYRACLDGRPGAGNVGEAYRFFQRAVMAYDDPDDPHDLERLEQAVSQRMELVCITSDRDDNVHRIFESLNNTGMTLGQSDLLRNYLFMLLPTRDEQVYRRHWEPMERLLDREDEGNTLVELLAWYDLVMDGNVRVRKDNTYAPHQKALDELARSGGEDAVVQVAARWHRRAEYMRLLWHPDEEHAAGVRQGLQRFIDWGTDAADPALMLLLERRAHGTVRSDEIVEVMRLVESFLVRRMLCAVPTNNLNRILNTLPGELAEGPVVEKTRAYLSRERHRWPDDDQVVASIRENNFYWSGRPAQRFYVLRRLEEYLDHKEPIAWDDTALSIEHVLPQTLSAGWRADLAGWCAPDESVDDVAAELEHNLGNLTLTGYNSELGNRRFADKCSLLRDSGLAMNHEIATEQRWGPAEIRARAERLAERALALWPAPLPREHARPVSQLKWKALHQALAAIPAGSWTSYGDLAELIGSHPVPVGAHLASNAAPNPWRVLSADGTVSPQFRWLEPDRADDPLELLRSEGVKVDESGRADPAARMTAAELAGELDIDLSEQGEDRSDDRRDSFEGLLEHNQRAETVAAVRHLLAFWDDAPSSWLGFGTGKETSCFLFTQTRDGHIWPFTLYPVSGRIEVVFQHLKGRHPFDDPALREEFRQVCNTIGDVQIPAAKIDLRPSFDMAQLSDPTALAAASSALDWFRQAATE
- a CDS encoding UvrD-helicase domain-containing protein gives rise to the protein MYDHRYTATYQDCLERYRGRADVLASLSESLVELARQPFGNPKLETHRVKRAADDTFTSHVGNHGHRLIWRRVDNVLILLLFGEHEAVYRRAERLRLEIDDSQNVLRVYDQDPVTERPVPYSERRSGEGRLFMAWNDRELTEFGLDADQISVLRRLDTEDELIVLDDRHPDRWRTALNLITYANPDGRATSVGTAEAAETEAAETEVGEEVTADPTMPAGGTLGAALRDTRSHREFVPVPADELARVLARPIEDWMVYLDPNQESLVRREMSGPARVRGAAGTGKTVVALHRARRLAAAGKRVLVTTYVRNLPEVYRELFGRFAPECDGVEFSNVHRWALGYLYRNDVRLKIDTEAISRAWGAACRRELTDGSALKRAGLTRGYLQQEIEWVIKGRALTSLDDYLKLERSGRGTPLGADQRTALWRLYERYQRELTSRRACDFTDVLLRAAEVASASSEKPFDCVIVDEAQDLTEAAMRLLSQVVDTGAPDSFLVVGDGQQSVYPGGFSLGTLGIQIRGRSFVLTHNYRNTREIYDLAAAVAEQSGFDDGGTQRESGRRVVRLSRHGAAPVLSGHDTEDDHDLALCAAIQAAVDGGTGSGDLAVLLPTNVMVRRYRERIESLGLPAQDLTKYNGEPNRYVKVGTYQRAKGLEFKHVFLPRLDPDGLHEAKQPSEDDDTYAERLDLTRRQLFVAMTRARDALWLGWLGTPAQALHTVVGKPVR